GATAAAGCTCACCGTCAGCCCGTCCTTCGGCCGCGGGATCGGCAGCACCTGCCATTCGGGCGCATAGCCGTCGGCGACGGTGATCCGGTGCGTCGTGATGACGTGGTGGAAGAAGATTTTCGCCTGCATGTAGGCGAAGTGCAGCCCGAGGCACATATGCGCGCCGCCGCCGAACGGCACCCACGCATATTTGTGCCGCTCGCGCGCGACTTCGGGCGAAAAGCGCATCGGGTCGAACTTTGCGGGCTCGGGCCAATGCTCCTCCATCATATGCGTGAAGGCGGGGCTGACGCCGACCGAGGTGCCCGCGGGGATGCGGTAGCCGCCATATTCGAAATCCTTGAGCGCGCGGCGCGGGAAGCTCGGCACCGGGGGCACGAGGCGGAGCGCTTCCTTGAACGCCCATTCGGTCATTTCGAGCTGGCCGAGGCTGTTGTGCCCAACCCCCTCGCCCGCCGGCGCGACCGCGAGCATTTCCTCGCGCAATTTGTCCTGCCATTCGGGGTTGCGCGCGAGTTCCCAGACGAGCGTCGTGATCGAGCTGGTGATCGTGTCGTGCGCCGCCATCATCAGGAAGTTCATATGGTCGACGATCGCCTCGACCGACATATATTCGCCGTCGTCGTCGCGCGTGCGGCAGATCTGGCTGAACATGTCCTCGCCCGTGCCGTCGCGGCGTTCGGGCACCATCTTGCCGAAATAATCGACCAGATAGGCGCGCCCCTTGGCGCCGCGGCCCATCGCGGTGAACGGCAAGGGCACGCGCACGACGCCGATCGACGCCTGCACCATGTCGACGAACGCCTTGTTGACCTTGTCGGCCTCGGGACCCCAGGGAATGCCAAGGAAGCTGGTGGCGGCGAGGTCGAGCGTCAGTTCCTTGATCGCCGGATAGAATTTGAAGGTCTTGCCACTCCACTGCCCGATGCGGCCCTTGATCCCCTCGTTCAGCGAATCGGCGTAGTGGCGCATCGGTTCGGGTTTGAACGCGACCGACAGCACTTTGCGGTCGGCGCGATGCTTCTCGAAATCCATCAGCATCAGCCCGCGCGGGAAGAGCAGGTTGAGCACCGGCCCCCAGCCCTGTTCGGACGAGAAGATCTTCTCGCGGTCGAACATGACCAGCTCGTTCGCCTCGGGCCCGTGGAGCGCGACGCTGCGCCCGCCGAAGCTGTTGCTCCGATAGACGCGGCCATATTTCGCGACCATGCGGTCCGCGAAACCCGGATAATCGCGCAATTGGTCGAGCGTGGTCCCAAGCACGGGCAAACCGTCCTCGCCGGGGATATGGTCGAGCGTCGAGCCGGGGTTGCGCGGCAGCCAGTGCTGCGTGTCGGGGCCGAAGCGCTTTTCGGACCATTGGGTAGGCGCAGGCTGGATATTCGTCGGCGCGTTCATCGGTCGAATCCTCGTCCATTATCGTTGGCGCCATGGGTAACGAACTACTGACACTGATGCAAGTAAGGCGTCAGGCGGTGCCTTTCACCATTCACCGCAAATTCAACTCGACTCGCGCAATTTGCGAACCAAGGTGACGGGTCGCATCCGTTAGACCCTAAAGGACAAAGCCATGGCGAAGAGTTTGAAGCGCCCCCTCTCCATCGCGCTCGGCGCGTTCGCGACGACGATGCTCGGCGGTTGCTATTATGGCGACGTCTATGGCGCGAGCTATGCGTCGGGCGGCGATTGCTCGTCGCGCTATGGCGACGCCTATTATGATTATGACGGCTATGCCTATGACGATGGCTATGGTTACGACTGCTACGATCGCGCCGACTATGGCAGCGGTTTCGCGCAGATCGGCTTCGGCGGCGGCTGGTACGACGATTATTACTATCCCGGCTATGGCATGTGGATGTTCGACAATTACCGCAACCGCTACCCGCTGCGCGACCGCTATCTGAACTATTGGGGCGGGCGCCGCGCGTGGTGGAAGCATCATGGCGGGCGAAATGACTGGAAGCCGGGGCGCCCCGGCGGCTGGCATCGTGGCGACCGCGACGGGCGTCCGGGCGATGGCCGCCCAGGCCGGGCCGGCGGCTGGAACCGCGGCGACCGCGACCATGACGGCCCGCGCGGCACGCGGCCGGGACGCGGCGACGGCAACCCGGCGACGCCGCCCGCCGCCGGCAATTCCGGATATCCCGACCGAGCCCCCGGTCGCCCCGGCCGCCCCGGCGGCTGGAGCCGCCCCGATCGCGACCACGACGGCCCGCGCGGCACACGCCCGGGACGCGGTCCCGGTGCGGGCGCCATCCCGGGCAATCCCGGACGCCCCGACCGGCCGGCACCGATCGCGCGGCCAGCCCCTGGCCCGGCACCGGCCGTACAGACCCCGCCACCCCCGCGCGCGGCACCGCCGGCCGGGCGCACGCGCATGAACGACGAACGACCGGATTAAGCTTTCGAGCCGGCGGGCGCCGAATCCTTCACCCCCGCCGACACCACCGTCGCGGCGACAAGATCGCCGATGACGTTCAGCGTCGTGCGGCACATGTCGAGGAAGCGGTCGACCCCGAGGATCAGCCCGATGCCTTCGGGCGGCACCCCGACCGAGGCGAGGATCAGCGCGATCACGGGGAGCGACCCCGCAGGCACCCCCGCGGTGCCAATGCCGCCCAATATGCACACGAGCATCACGACGATCTGCTGCTGAAGCGTCAAGTCGATGCCGAAGAATTGCGCGAGGAAGATCACCGTCACGCCCTCGAACATCGCGGTGCCATTCTGGTTCGCGGTCGCGCCGATAGTGAGCACGAAGCGCGCGACCTTGTCGGGCAGGCGGAGCTGGTCGCGCGCGACGCGAAGCGCCGTCGGCAATGTCGCGTTCGAAGAGGCGGTCGCGAACGCCATCACGAACGCCTCCTGCGTCTGGTGGAAAAAGGCGACCGGTGATTTCCCCGCCAGCGTCTTCAGCAGGATAGGGAAGACGATGAACATCTGGAGCGCAAGCGCGAGCAGCACGACGCCGACATAGGCCGACAGGCGGATGATGAGGTCCCAGCCGAACTGCGCGGCGAGGTTGAACATGAAACAGAAGACCGCGATCGGCGCGAGCTGGATGACGAGCCCGATCAGCTTCATCACCACCTCGAACACCCCCTCGATCGCCGTCTTGAGCGCCTCGGTCTGCGGGGTGCGGACGAGCATCAGACCGATGCCGAAGAAGAGCGCGAAGAACATCACCGCGAGCACGTCATTCTGGCCCATCGCGGCGAACAGATTGTCGGGGACGATCGCGACAACCGCGTCCATCCCGGTCTTCGCCTCGCCCGCGCGGTCGGCGATGGCCTTGGCGCCCTCCGCCCCCTCGGCGATCAGCGAGCGCGCGAGCGCGGGATCGACACCCCCGCCGGGCTGGATCAGATTGACGACGGCAAGGCTGACGACGACAGCAATCGTCGACACCGCGATCGTATAGATAAGCGTGCGCACGCCGACCGATTTCAGCGCGCGCATCTCGCCCATTTCGGCGACCCCGACGATCAGCGCCGAGGCGAGCAGCGGGATGACGAGCATGAACAGCAGGCGCAGGAAGATCTGCCCCAGCGGGCCGGTCACATAGGTGGTGACCGTCCCGACCCACGCCGCGTCCGGCGCGCCATAATGGACCGCCAGTCCGATGAGGAGGCCGGCAAGGAAGCCGACGAGCATGCGCCAGCGCAGCCGCCGCGCACGGGCATCGTCGCGCTCCGCTCGGTCGATCGCCGCTGCTTCGGCCATGGCTCAGCTCCTTGCTCGCCCCGTGGGGAGCGGCCCGAAGCGCGCGGGTTACGCGTTATCGGCCGCCGGCTTGTTTTCACCCTCCGCTATGTCATCACGAAGATCGAGCCCGCGGGTTCCATGATGCGCTGTATGCGCCGGGGCATGCGGCCGTTCGAGATCGGCCGGTTCGGGCACTTCGAGCATGCCCTCCCACTTGGTGATCACGCTCGTCGCCACCGCGTTGCCGACGACATTGGTCGCGGTGCGGCCCATGTCGAGGAACTGGTCGATCGCGAAAATCAGTGCAACGCCCTCGACGGGCAGGTCGAACATCGCAAGCGTCGCGGTGATCACCACCAGGCTGGCGCGCGGCACTGCGGCGATCCCCTTCGACGACACCATCAAGGTGAGCAGGATCAGGATCTGCTGCGTGATCGAGAGCTCGATGCCATAAGCCTGCGCGATGAAGAGCGTCGCAAAGCTCGCATACATCATCGAGCCGTCGAGGTTGAAGCTGTAGCCGAGCGGCAGCACGAAGCCCGAGATGCGGCGCGGCACGCCGAACCGGTCGAGCTGTTCGAACAGCTTGGGCATCGCGGCCTCCGACGAGGCGGTCGAGAAAGCGATCAGCAGCGGCTGGCGGATATAGCGGATCAGCGAGAAGATCCGGCGGCCGAGGAAGATCGCGCCCGCGCCGAGCAGGAGAACCCACAGCACGACGAGCGAGAGGTAGAATTCGGTGACCAGCTCGGCATAAGTGCCGAGGATGCCGAGGCCATATTTCGCGACGACCCCCGCAAGCGCACCGAACACCGCGATCGGTGCGAGGCGCATCACATAGCCGGTGATCTGCAGCATCAGTTCGGCGAGCGCCTCGGCGCCGCGAACCAGCGGCTTGCCCTTGTCGCCGATGGCCGTCAGGCCAACGCCCGCGAACAGCGCAAAAACGAGAATCTGGAGGACGTTGTTGTCCGCCATCGCCTGGAAGATATTCTTCGGGAAGACATGCTCGATAAACTCGAACAGGTCGAGCTTCTTGACCTCACCCACCTCGGCGATCGAATGCGCCCCGACGGTGAGATTGAGCCCCGCGCCGGGCTCGAAGAAATTGACCATGATGAGGCCGAGGCTGATCGAAATCAGGCTCGCGAGGATGAACCAGGCGATCGCGCGGGTCCCGATGCGGCCGAGCGCCGAGCTGTCGCCCATATGCGCGATCCCCGCGACGAGCGTGCCGAGAATCAACGGCGCGACGACCAGCTTGATCAGGTTGAGGAAGATCGTCGAAAGCGTGCTGAAGCTGCGCAGCCAGTAAGTGAAGGCTTCGCTGTCGGCAGGGACATAGACCCGCACCAGATAGCCGGTGATGACCCCGAGGATCATACCGATCAGAATATAAAACGTCAGGCGATGCCCCATAAATTACTCCCTGTTCCGCCCTGGGCGGATCTTTATGCGAGCGGAGGTAACAGGGTGATGCGCCGCGGGCAATCGCTGCCGGGCCTATCGCGGCGTCAAGGCGTCCAGAAGGCGAGCGCGGCGCAGCCCGCAATACCCGTGAGGATATTGAGCGGGACGCCGATGCGCACGAAATCCATAAAGCGATAATCGCCCGCGGCATATACGAGCGTGTTTGTCTGGTAACCGACCGGGGTCGCGAAACAGGCCGATGCACCAAGCATCAGCGCGATCAGCAGCGGCTGCGGCGCGACGCCGGTCGCCTGGGCGATGCCGATCACCAGCGGCCCCATCAGCGCGGCGACCGCATTGTTGCTGAGCAGTTCGGACAGCAATAGCGCGGAGAAATAGACGATCGCGATCACCGCCCATTGGGGTGCGCCCGCCAGGATCGGGTCGAGCGCGCCGACCATCAGCGCGACCGATCCCGATTGTTCGAGCGCCGCACCGACCGCGAGCATCGCGAAGATCAGGATCAACACATCGCCGTCGATGCTGCCCCACGCCTCCGACGCGTCGATGCAGCGCGTCAGCAGCACGATGGCGACGCCGATGAAGGCGGCGATGCCGATCGACATCACGTCGGTCGCCGAGAGCAGCACCGCGCTGGCCATCACGAGGATCGCGATCCACGCGCGGCGGCGGCGGAAGGCGGTGACCGACGCCATCGCGAGCCCGATCAGATTGGGATTATCGCGCAGCTGCGCGATATTCGCCTCGTCGGCGTCGATCAGCAGGCGGTCGGCGGCGCGAATGCGGTTTTCGGACAGCGTCGGCCCCGGAAGGTGGCGAAAGCGGGTGACGCCGAGGATGCGGACGCGCTGCCGCTGGAGAAAGGGGATTTCGGCGAGCGGCCGGTCGATCGAGCGGTGGCTTGGCGAAACCGTCACCTCGACCACGGTGGATTCGCGCTCGGGGCTATCGCCGATACCGATCGCAAAGCGCCCCTCGCTGCGCAGCGTCATCAGCGCCGCGCCGTCGAGCCGCGCGACGATCCGATTGCCTGCCGCGAGCCGGTGGTGCTGGGCATCGCCGCCGGTGATCAGCCGCCCATTCGCGACGACGCCGACGATCTGCGCCGGCGCTATGCCAAGACTGGCGGCATCGAGCGCCATGTCGATGGCAGGATCGTCGTCCCGAAGGCCAAGTTCGGTGAGATACAGCTGCTCCGCCCCATCGGCCTTTTCAGCGATCCGCGGATAGTCCGACGGCAGGAAGCGCGCCATTACGAGCAGACCCACGACCCCCGCCGCCGCGACCGCGAGTCCATAAGGCGTGATGTCGAACAGACCGAAGGGTTCGAGCCCCGCCTGTTCGGCGATGCCCGACACGACGAGATTGGTCGAGGTGCCGATCAGGGTCAGGCAGCCGCCGAGCACCGCGATCACCGACAGCGGCATCAGCAATTTCTTGGGCGAGACCCCAAGCGCCTCGGCAAGCCGGAAACAGACGGGCATCATCACGACGACGAAGGGCGTGCTGTTGATGAAGCCCGAGACGAGCAGCCCGCCGCCGAACACTTCGAGCACAGCGAGGCGCGGGTGCCGTTTGGCGCGATCGACGACATAATTGCCGACCTTGTCGATCACCCCGGTGCGGATCAGCGCTCCCGAGAGGATGAACATCGCGCCGACGGTGAGCGGCGCACTGTTCGAGAAAACGCCATAGGCGCCCTTTTCGTCGAGCAGCCCGAGCGCGAGCATCGTGCCCGCGCCGGCGACCGCGACGACCGAGGGCGAGAAGCGTTCCCAGACAAAGGCCGCGAACATACCCGCGAGCACAAACAGACCGATAACCGCCTTTTGCTCCGCGATGAAAGCGGCGACGGTTTCCATCAGGCCATCAGCCGTTTTGTGCCCTGTGCAGCAGCTTGTGATCGGCGAGGACGAGCGCCATCATCGCCTCGACCACCGGCGCACCTCGGATGCCGACGCACGGATCGTGGCGGCCCTTGGTGACGATATCGGTCGCCTCGCCTGCCTTGTTCACGGTCGGAACGGGGGTCAGGATCGAGCTGGTCGGCTTGAACGCGACGCGCACGACGACGGGCTGGCCGGTCGAGATGCCGCCCGCGATGCCGCCGGCGTTGTTCGAGAGGAAATCGGGGCGGTTGCTGCCGTCGGTCGCAGGGCGCATCGGATCGGCATTTTCCTCACCGCGCAGGCGCGCCGCGTGAAAACCGGCGCCAATCTCGACGCCTTTCACCGCATTGATGCCCATCATCGCGGCGGCGAGGTCGCTGTCGAGCTTGGCGTAGATCGGCGCGCCCCAGCCGGCGGGAACGCCGCTGGCGGCGCATTCGATCACCGCGCCGAGCGAGCTGCCCGATTTGCGCGCGGCGTCCATCAGCCCCTCCCAGCGCTGCGCCGCGGCGGGGTCGGGACAGAAAAAGGGATTGCGGCCGATTTCTTCTAGGTCGAAGTTCGCGGGGTCGATCGCATCGCCGCCGATTTCGGCGACCCAGGCGTGGATCTGCACCTCGGGGATCACAAGCCGCGCGACGCCGCCCGCGGCGACGCGCGCCGCGGTTTCGCGCGCGCTCGACCGGCCGCCGCCGCGATAATCGCGGATGCCATACTTAGCGTCATACGCGTAATCGGCGTGGCCGGGGCGATACGCCTGCGCGATCTCGCCATAATCCTTCGATCGCTGGTCGACATTCTCGATCATCAGGCTGATCGGCGTGCCCGTGGTCTTGCCCTCGAAAGTGCCCGAGAGGATGCGCACCTGGTCGGGTTCCTGCCGCTGCGTCGTGTGGCGCGACTGGCCCGGGCGGCGCTTGTCGAGGAAAGGCTGGATGTCGGCTTCGGACAGCGAGAGACGCGGCGGGCAGCCGTCGACCACCGCACCGAGCGCCGGGCCGTGGCTTTCGCCCCAGGTCGTGAAGCGAAGAACGCGTCCGAAGCTGTTGAAACTCATCGCCCTATCCCATCCGGCCAAATGCGGGAGCATAATCCGCGCGTCCGCCTAGCGGCCAAGCCGCGTCCGAGTCCAGCATCATCGCCATGAAATGCGGCCCCGCAAAGGGCGACGCGAAGCGCGCGGCCAGCTCGGGCGAATAGCCAAAGCGCGGGTAATAGGATTCGTGCCCAAGGACGAAGCTGATCGCGACGCCCTGCTCGCGCAGCGCGTCGAGTCCGGCGCGGATCAGCGCATCGCCGATGCCCTGCCCTTGGCTGCCGGGTACGACCGACACGGGCGCAAGGCCCGCACCCGGAAGCGCGGCGCCGTCGGCCTCGACGTCCATCCGACTGAACAGCACATGCCCGACGATCGCGCCGCCCTGTTCGGCGACGAGCGACACCAGCGTGTCGCCGTCCGCATCGATCATCCGCACCAGTTCGGCCTCGCCCTGATGACCGAAGTCGGTCCCGGCAAAGGCAGCGCGGATAATCGTATCGACCGCATCGGCATCCGCCGCCGTCGCGGCGCGGATGCCGATTTCGTCAGACAAGCGAGATATCCGGGGCGTCTTCCTGCTTCATACCGACGGTGTGGTAACCCGCATCGACATGATGCGTTTCGCCGGTGACGCCCGATGAGAGGTCACTGAGCAGGTAAAGCGCCGAACCGCCGACATCGTCGATCGTGACGTTGCGGCGCAGCGGCGCGTTATGCTCGTTCCATTTGAGGATCAGACGGAAATCGCCGATGCCCGACGCGGCCAGCGTCTTGATCGGGCCGGCCGAAATCGCATTCACGCGCACGCCCTGCGGGCCATAATCGTTCGCGAGATATTTGACGCTGGTTTCGAGCGCCGACTTCGCAACGCCCATGACGTTGTAATGCGGGATCACCTTTTCAGCGCCATAATAGCTCAGCGTCAGCAGCGAGCCGCCGCCGTTGCCCGTTTCGGGGTCGAACGGCGTCATCATCGATGCCGCGCGCTTGGCGACCGCGGTGAAGCTGTAGACGCTGATGTTCATCGTCATCAGGAAGTCGTCGAGCGTCACATCTGCATAAAGACCGCGCAGCGCTTCCTTGTTGGTAAAGCCGATCGCATGGACGACGAAGTCGATCGTCGGCCAGCGCGACGAGAGCGTCGCGAACGCCGCGTCGAGATTGTCCATGTCGGACACGTCGCAATCGATCAGGAAATCGCAGCCGAGTTCGTCGGCGAGCGGCTTCACCCGCTTCAGCATCACGTCGCCCTGGTACGAGATCGCCAGCTCGGCGCCGTGCGCGTGCAGCGCCTTCGCGATACCCCAAGCAAGCGACTTGTCGTTCGCGAGGCCCATGATCAGCCCGCGTTTGCCCTTCATCAGACCCGTCATTTTTCTACTCCAGCCCTAGGCCCTAAATCTGTCCTTTGCGCCTTCGAGGCGCCCAAATGGCGAAGATATCGGAACAAGCGGGCTGCCGCAGGTAGTGGTTCTACCCGCAAAGCCCGCTTGTTCCGAGATCGATGCCATTTGGGCGTCCCTGCGGGATTTGACCGATTTTGTCCATTGTCGCGTCGGCAAGCTTTGGAATATTGATATATACCAGCACCTTGCCTCCTAACACTGAACAAAATCGCTTCAAACCTCGAAGGCGCAAAGGACAGATTTAGGGCCTTTCGGCTTCAATAATCACATCGTCGACGCGCCCAATAGCGTCGTGGCCCAAATCCTCAACCTCTACCAATGCGGCATTGAGTTCGGCGCCCATCACCATACCCAATCCGACGAGGTAGAAGAAGAAGAGCGCGACCATCACACCCGCGAGGCTACCGTAGGTTGCGTCATAGCTGAGCAGGCTGGCGAGCAAGGGAGGCAGCGCGAGCGTGACGCCGATCCACCACAGCGTCGTGAACAGCGCGCCCGGCCATTTGGGGAATTGTTTGCGCCGGTATTTCGACGGCGTAAGGCTATAAAAGAGCATGTAAATTGCAAGGAACAGGCCGAAGCCCGACACGCCGCGCGAGATCGCGACGACGCCGACCGACTGATATTGTTCGGGCAGCACGCGCGTCACGAACTGTTCGATCCCCACGATCAGCACCTGCATGCTGAACGACAGCAGCATCAGCACGACCGCGCCGGTGATGATGCCGATCGACAGCAGGCGATAGTGGAAAAAGCCCTTGGAAAAATGCGTGCCATAGGCGCGGCGGAGGATGTCGCGCACCGTTTCGATCAGGCTGCCGACGGTCCACAGCGCGACGAGCGCGCCGAGCCAGAGGAAAATGCCGGTACGCGCGGTCATCACTTCGCGGATCGGGCCCGACAGCGCCTTGGCGACCGTCGGCGGCATCGTCGAGAAAACCGCCTCGATCGCCGCTTCGCCGCCGACGCTGCCGCCAAAGATCGACAAGGCGGCGGCGAGCAGGATGAAGAAGGGGAAGAGCGCGATCAGCGCCAGATAAGCGAGGTTGCCCGCATGGATGAAGCCGTCGGTATAGGTGCCCACGACGACACGGCGCGCGATGCGATAGGCGCGTGTGCCCGGCCCTAATTGCTCGCGGCTGCGGTCGATGATCCCCTGCGCTCGCGCGCGCAGCTTGATGCGCTTGGCGCGTTCGGCACGCGCCTCGGGCGAATGCGGCGAATGGCCCTCGGCCAGAAATTCCTTGCCGACCTCGTCGGCGACCTCGCGCTCGAGCGCGGCGACGATCTTTTTCTCGCTGGCGTCAGCCACGCATCACACGCCGAGCTCCGCCCGCACGTCGCGCGGATCGGTCCATTCGGTGAGCAGCTTGATCAGCGCCGCATCGTCGGCGGGCAGGTCGACCATCAGCCGCACGAGCTGGTCGCCGCGGCCACCGCTTTTCTGGCTGAAGCCCTTGCCCTTGAGGCGCATCACCTTGCCCGACGACGAGCCCGCGGGGATCGACAGCATCACCGGGCCGTCGACGGTCGGCACCTTGATCTTCGCGCCCTTGACCGCCTCGTTCAGCGTCACCGGCAGGTCGAGGCGGATGTTCGCGCCCTCGCGTTCGTAAAAGGGATGATCCTTGACCGTGATCGTCACGATGCCGTCGCCGGTGCCGCCCGGCCCCGCCTGCCCCTTGCCGGCGAGCCGCATCTGCGTGCCGGTTTCGACCCCGGCGGGCAGTTTCAGGTCGATCGTCGCGCCGTCGGCGAGCGCGATGCGCTGCGGCGCCTGCGTCGCGGCATCGATGAAGCTGACCGACAGGCGATAGGCGACGTTGGCGCCCTTTTGCGGCGGTGCGCTGCGTCCGCCGAAACCCCCGAACGGCCCGCCACCCGAACCGCCGCCGCGGCCGAACAGCCCTTCGAAAATATCGCCGAAATCGGAACTCTCGTTGCCG
This window of the Sphingopyxis sp. CCNWLW2 genome carries:
- a CDS encoding dicarboxylate/amino acid:cation symporter, producing the protein MAEAAAIDRAERDDARARRLRWRMLVGFLAGLLIGLAVHYGAPDAAWVGTVTTYVTGPLGQIFLRLLFMLVIPLLASALIVGVAEMGEMRALKSVGVRTLIYTIAVSTIAVVVSLAVVNLIQPGGGVDPALARSLIAEGAEGAKAIADRAGEAKTGMDAVVAIVPDNLFAAMGQNDVLAVMFFALFFGIGLMLVRTPQTEALKTAIEGVFEVVMKLIGLVIQLAPIAVFCFMFNLAAQFGWDLIIRLSAYVGVVLLALALQMFIVFPILLKTLAGKSPVAFFHQTQEAFVMAFATASSNATLPTALRVARDQLRLPDKVARFVLTIGATANQNGTAMFEGVTVIFLAQFFGIDLTLQQQIVVMLVCILGGIGTAGVPAGSLPVIALILASVGVPPEGIGLILGVDRFLDMCRTTLNVIGDLVAATVVSAGVKDSAPAGSKA
- a CDS encoding YihY/virulence factor BrkB family protein; protein product: MADASEKKIVAALEREVADEVGKEFLAEGHSPHSPEARAERAKRIKLRARAQGIIDRSREQLGPGTRAYRIARRVVVGTYTDGFIHAGNLAYLALIALFPFFILLAAALSIFGGSVGGEAAIEAVFSTMPPTVAKALSGPIREVMTARTGIFLWLGALVALWTVGSLIETVRDILRRAYGTHFSKGFFHYRLLSIGIITGAVVLMLLSFSMQVLIVGIEQFVTRVLPEQYQSVGVVAISRGVSGFGLFLAIYMLFYSLTPSKYRRKQFPKWPGALFTTLWWIGVTLALPPLLASLLSYDATYGSLAGVMVALFFFYLVGLGMVMGAELNAALVEVEDLGHDAIGRVDDVIIEAERP
- the aroC gene encoding chorismate synthase; translation: MSFNSFGRVLRFTTWGESHGPALGAVVDGCPPRLSLSEADIQPFLDKRRPGQSRHTTQRQEPDQVRILSGTFEGKTTGTPISLMIENVDQRSKDYGEIAQAYRPGHADYAYDAKYGIRDYRGGGRSSARETAARVAAGGVARLVIPEVQIHAWVAEIGGDAIDPANFDLEEIGRNPFFCPDPAAAQRWEGLMDAARKSGSSLGAVIECAASGVPAGWGAPIYAKLDSDLAAAMMGINAVKGVEIGAGFHAARLRGEENADPMRPATDGSNRPDFLSNNAGGIAGGISTGQPVVVRVAFKPTSSILTPVPTVNKAGEATDIVTKGRHDPCVGIRGAPVVEAMMALVLADHKLLHRAQNG
- a CDS encoding J domain-containing protein, with translation MADPYSTLGVAKSASEAEIKSAYRKLAKELHPDKNKDNPKASEKFSDVTKAYDILSDKTKRAQFDRGEIDGEGNPAMPFGYGGGGFRGDQRTGPGGFSGFGNESSDFGDIFEGLFGRGGGSGGGPFGGFGGRSAPPQKGANVAYRLSVSFIDAATQAPQRIALADGATIDLKLPAGVETGTQMRLAGKGQAGPGGTGDGIVTITVKDHPFYEREGANIRLDLPVTLNEAVKGAKIKVPTVDGPVMLSIPAGSSSGKVMRLKGKGFSQKSGGRGDQLVRLMVDLPADDAALIKLLTEWTDPRDVRAELGV
- the fabI gene encoding enoyl-ACP reductase FabI; this encodes MTGLMKGKRGLIMGLANDKSLAWGIAKALHAHGAELAISYQGDVMLKRVKPLADELGCDFLIDCDVSDMDNLDAAFATLSSRWPTIDFVVHAIGFTNKEALRGLYADVTLDDFLMTMNISVYSFTAVAKRAASMMTPFDPETGNGGGSLLTLSYYGAEKVIPHYNVMGVAKSALETSVKYLANDYGPQGVRVNAISAGPIKTLAASGIGDFRLILKWNEHNAPLRRNVTIDDVGGSALYLLSDLSSGVTGETHHVDAGYHTVGMKQEDAPDISLV
- a CDS encoding cytochrome P450; protein product: MNAPTNIQPAPTQWSEKRFGPDTQHWLPRNPGSTLDHIPGEDGLPVLGTTLDQLRDYPGFADRMVAKYGRVYRSNSFGGRSVALHGPEANELVMFDREKIFSSEQGWGPVLNLLFPRGLMLMDFEKHRADRKVLSVAFKPEPMRHYADSLNEGIKGRIGQWSGKTFKFYPAIKELTLDLAATSFLGIPWGPEADKVNKAFVDMVQASIGVVRVPLPFTAMGRGAKGRAYLVDYFGKMVPERRDGTGEDMFSQICRTRDDDGEYMSVEAIVDHMNFLMMAAHDTITSSITTLVWELARNPEWQDKLREEMLAVAPAGEGVGHNSLGQLEMTEWAFKEALRLVPPVPSFPRRALKDFEYGGYRIPAGTSVGVSPAFTHMMEEHWPEPAKFDPMRFSPEVARERHKYAWVPFGGGAHMCLGLHFAYMQAKIFFHHVITTHRITVADGYAPEWQVLPIPRPKDGLTVSFIPL
- a CDS encoding dicarboxylate/amino acid:cation symporter — translated: MGHRLTFYILIGMILGVITGYLVRVYVPADSEAFTYWLRSFSTLSTIFLNLIKLVVAPLILGTLVAGIAHMGDSSALGRIGTRAIAWFILASLISISLGLIMVNFFEPGAGLNLTVGAHSIAEVGEVKKLDLFEFIEHVFPKNIFQAMADNNVLQILVFALFAGVGLTAIGDKGKPLVRGAEALAELMLQITGYVMRLAPIAVFGALAGVVAKYGLGILGTYAELVTEFYLSLVVLWVLLLGAGAIFLGRRIFSLIRYIRQPLLIAFSTASSEAAMPKLFEQLDRFGVPRRISGFVLPLGYSFNLDGSMMYASFATLFIAQAYGIELSITQQILILLTLMVSSKGIAAVPRASLVVITATLAMFDLPVEGVALIFAIDQFLDMGRTATNVVGNAVATSVITKWEGMLEVPEPADLERPHAPAHTAHHGTRGLDLRDDIAEGENKPAADNA
- a CDS encoding GNAT family N-acetyltransferase; amino-acid sequence: MSDEIGIRAATAADADAVDTIIRAAFAGTDFGHQGEAELVRMIDADGDTLVSLVAEQGGAIVGHVLFSRMDVEADGAALPGAGLAPVSVVPGSQGQGIGDALIRAGLDALREQGVAISFVLGHESYYPRFGYSPELAARFASPFAGPHFMAMMLDSDAAWPLGGRADYAPAFGRMG
- a CDS encoding SLC13 family permease — its product is METVAAFIAEQKAVIGLFVLAGMFAAFVWERFSPSVVAVAGAGTMLALGLLDEKGAYGVFSNSAPLTVGAMFILSGALIRTGVIDKVGNYVVDRAKRHPRLAVLEVFGGGLLVSGFINSTPFVVVMMPVCFRLAEALGVSPKKLLMPLSVIAVLGGCLTLIGTSTNLVVSGIAEQAGLEPFGLFDITPYGLAVAAAGVVGLLVMARFLPSDYPRIAEKADGAEQLYLTELGLRDDDPAIDMALDAASLGIAPAQIVGVVANGRLITGGDAQHHRLAAGNRIVARLDGAALMTLRSEGRFAIGIGDSPERESTVVEVTVSPSHRSIDRPLAEIPFLQRQRVRILGVTRFRHLPGPTLSENRIRAADRLLIDADEANIAQLRDNPNLIGLAMASVTAFRRRRAWIAILVMASAVLLSATDVMSIGIAAFIGVAIVLLTRCIDASEAWGSIDGDVLILIFAMLAVGAALEQSGSVALMVGALDPILAGAPQWAVIAIVYFSALLLSELLSNNAVAALMGPLVIGIAQATGVAPQPLLIALMLGASACFATPVGYQTNTLVYAAGDYRFMDFVRIGVPLNILTGIAGCAALAFWTP